One genomic window of Paenisporosarcina antarctica includes the following:
- the paaC gene encoding 1,2-phenylacetyl-CoA epoxidase subunit PaaC — MNSHDKLMSSEYIEATKDLLLQLADDDFMYSYRGSEWLGLAPHIEADIASSSISQDSMGHAAMYYKLLEDLGVGEANELAHCRVAHERKNSILTERVNGEGYYMETPQYDWAYAVVRSYFYTQAKKIKIDSLCESSYRPVAEAAVKVRMELYYHRLHWETWFKQLMSSTEVAKKKMHDAITLVMDDFGDVFSYGNQKQVIETNRLIGTEEELKGNWKASIAPVFLALQMEVPVIPDNPIKNGRNGEHTKDLDEALITLSEVYNLDPVAVW; from the coding sequence ATGAATAGTCATGATAAGTTAATGAGCTCCGAATATATAGAAGCGACTAAAGACTTGTTATTGCAATTGGCGGATGATGACTTTATGTACTCCTACCGTGGATCTGAATGGCTAGGACTCGCTCCCCATATTGAGGCAGATATCGCTTCTTCTTCAATTAGTCAAGATAGCATGGGGCATGCAGCAATGTACTACAAGCTTCTTGAAGATTTAGGTGTGGGAGAAGCTAATGAACTTGCTCATTGTCGCGTGGCACACGAAAGAAAAAACAGCATATTGACTGAACGGGTTAATGGTGAAGGCTACTATATGGAAACACCCCAATATGACTGGGCATATGCAGTTGTAAGAAGTTATTTTTACACACAGGCGAAAAAAATAAAGATTGACTCTTTATGTGAAAGTTCATACAGACCAGTTGCAGAAGCGGCTGTAAAAGTGAGAATGGAACTTTATTATCACAGACTACACTGGGAAACATGGTTTAAACAATTAATGAGCTCAACGGAAGTAGCGAAAAAGAAAATGCATGATGCTATCACCCTCGTAATGGATGATTTTGGAGATGTATTTTCCTATGGCAACCAAAAGCAAGTGATTGAGACTAATAGACTAATAGGTACCGAGGAAGAATTAAAGGGAAATTGGAAAGCAAGTATTGCCCCAGTGTTTCTTGCTCTTCAAATGGAAGTCCCAGTAATTCCAGATAACCCCATTAAAAATGGGCGGAACGGAGAACATACTAAAGACTTGGATGAAGCACTTATCACACTTTCCGAAGTTTACAATCTTGATCCAGTTGCAGTCTGGTAA
- the paaD gene encoding 1,2-phenylacetyl-CoA epoxidase subunit PaaD: MTKLVEVSTELVYQVLMNVKDPEIDSVSIIDLGMVEEVTTQGNNVKVVLLPTFLGCPALEIIKLNTMNALKKLPEVGNVEVDFVFHPPWTSDRITEKGHVNLRKFGIAPPPRHFEEDGSWHVDCAYCGSTYVTMDNIFGPTACRSILYCKSCKNVFEAMKPVSTLM, from the coding sequence ATGACTAAACTTGTCGAAGTTTCTACGGAGCTCGTATATCAAGTATTAATGAATGTAAAAGATCCTGAAATTGACTCTGTCAGCATTATTGACCTAGGAATGGTGGAAGAAGTCACCACACAAGGAAATAACGTAAAAGTAGTTTTACTTCCGACTTTCTTAGGATGCCCAGCACTTGAGATTATTAAATTAAATACAATGAATGCTCTCAAAAAATTGCCGGAAGTGGGCAATGTTGAAGTAGATTTCGTCTTCCACCCTCCATGGACGTCAGACCGTATTACAGAAAAAGGACATGTGAATTTGCGGAAGTTTGGAATTGCTCCACCACCTCGTCATTTTGAAGAAGACGGTTCTTGGCACGTGGATTGCGCATATTGTGGATCTACATATGTGACAATGGATAATATTTTCGGACCTACTGCATGCAGAAGTATTTTGTATTGTAAGAGTTGTAAAAACGTATTTGAAGCAATGAAACCTGTTTCTACACTAATGTAA